DNA from Castellaniella sp. MT123:
TGGACATCAAGCAGCCGGTCACCGAAGAGGCTCCGGTGAAAACTGACGCGCCGTCCCTGCCTGCGCAGGATCCGGCTGCCGGCATACCCGCCCCGGCGGACGGCAACCCGGCCCCCGCGGCGCCGCTTGGCACCACCGTACCGACGACATCCGTCCCCAGCGGCACGCCCCAGCCTGTCCGGGCGCCAGCCCCCACCGAATCCAGCCACTGAATCCCGGCATGACTGACGCATCCGACGCCTCGTCCCAGGACACCTTCATCTCGCACCTGATCGAGTTGCGCACCCGTCTGCTGCGCGCCGTCATGGCTGTGCTGGGCATTTTCGTCGTGCTGTTCCTCTATCCGGGGCCGTCCACGATATACGATATCCTGGCCCAGCCCATGCTGGCGTCCCTGCCCACAGGCACACGCATGATCGCCACCGGGGTGATCACCCCCTTCATGGTGCCGATCAAGGTCACGCTACTGGCCGCCTTTGTCCTGGCGCTGCCCGTCGTGCTGTACCAGGCCTGGGCCTTCGTCGCGCCCGGTCTGTACCGTCATGAACAGCGCCTGGCACTGCCGCTGATCATCTCCAGCACCTTCCTGTTCCTGCTGGGGATGGCCTTCTGTTATTTCGTGGTGTTCCACACGGTCTTTCGCTTCATCGCGAATTTCGCGCCGCATTCGATCACACCCGCGCCGGACATCGAGGCCTACGTCAATTTCGTGCTGACGATGTTCATGGCCTTCGGGGTCACCTTCGAGGTCCCGGTCGCCGTGGTTCTGCTGGTCAAGACCGGCATCGTATCCGTGAAGAAACTGCGCGAGGTTCGCGGCTACGTGGTCGTGGGCGCTTTCGTACTGGCGGCCGTGGTGACACCGCCCGATGTGCTCAGCCAGGTGCTGCTGGCCACGCCGCTATGCGTGCTCTATGAAATCGGAATTCTGGCGGGGGCCGCGATCGAGAAACGGAAAGCCGCGCCTGAAACCGAAGACCCGGCAGCCGACACCAACGCCCTGGTCTCCCAGGACGATCCCCCTCAGGACAAATGATCAGTCGGGCAGGTCGTGCGGTGCCGGTTGGCGGCCGCATCGGCCACCGACTTGCACCGTCATGAAGCGCCCAGTACCCGGTCCTGGATCCGCAGGAAGGCATCAGCCTTCTTGAATCCCACGACCCGGGCATCCGCCAGGAACCGGCCCTGGCCGTCAAAAAACAGGATACCGGGCGGGCCGAACAGATCGAAGCGGGCCAGAAGCGCCTTGTCTTCGGCGGTCATCCGGGTGACATCAGCCTGCAGCAGCTTCATTCGGCCCATTCGGGCCGCCACCCGAGGGTCGCTGAAGGTGAATTTTTCCATTTCCAGGCAGGACACACACCAGTCCGCGTAAAAGTCCAGCATCACCGGCCGGTCAGTGGATGACAGCTGCGACTCGAGTTCAGCCAGCGACGCCACGCGAGTGAACTGCGCCTGGATCGCCTGCGGACCTTGTCGGGCACCGGCGATGCCTGGCGGAGGCGCGAGGGCGCCAGAGGTTGTCGCCAACCCGGAACCGGATACCACCTGGTTCAAGGCCCCGCCGGCGGCAGTGAACGGCGCCAGGGGCCGCAGCATGTCGTGCCCCCCCGCCAGCAGCCCCGCCCCCTGGGCCAGCCCCCACAGGGCCAGCATCGAGGCCAGGGCGCGGGTCAGAAGACGCAGAGGGCCGGCATGTGCGGCGTTCGCCGTCAAGACAGCCTCCCCGGCGCCGGATGACGCCGTTGGCGCGCGACCGCCATCCGTCGCCCCCCATAATAGCAGCGCCGCCCAGATCGCCAGCAGAATCCAGCCCATGACATACAAGGTATCCGGCAGCAGCGGTCGCGCCATCCACCAGGCGGTGGCCAGCAAGAGCAAGCCGAAGGCGGCCTTGAGCGGCGTCATCCACGCCCCGGCGCGCGGCAGCAGGGCGCCGGCGCCCGCGCCGACCACGAGCAGCAGCACACCCTCGCCCCACGCCATCGCGAACAATGCCGAACCGCCTGTCACGAGATCCCCAGTCTGGGAGATGAACAGCAGCACCCCGGCCAGGGGCGCGGCCACGCAGGGGCCGACAATCAGGGCCGACAACATCCCCATCAGAAAGACACCGCCCACCTGGCCGCCAGGCAGGCGCTGCATCCATGTCTGCACCCGTGACTGCAGGCCAACCGGCGCCTGCAGCGCGAAGACATCCAGCATGGCCAGCGCGAACGCCGCCAGCAACACGGCAAAGGTGCCCAGCACCCACGGCGACTGCAGCCACGCCGCCAGACCCGCCCCCAACAAGCCGGCGGCCACCCCCAGTACGGTATAGACCAGCGACATGCCCAGCACATAGACCGCGGCCAGCCCAAAGCCGCGCGCACGACTGACGGACTGATGGTCGCGTCCCGCAATGACCGCCAGCAGAATCGGCACCATCGGCAGCACGCACGGTGTAAAGGACAGCAGTAATCCGAATATCAGGCTCAGTCCCAGGATCTGCCACAAGGGCGCCTGATGCAGCCAGGCCGCCATCCCCACGTCCCCCAGATCCAGCCAGGAGCTCCCGGACCCGGCTTGCGAGGGATCCCGCAGCGCCGGCGCTTGGCCGGCGACAGCGGACGTTGCACCCGCCAGCAGGTCCGGGCGCCCGGCCTGCCCTGCGCCATTCGACCGGACCGAGCCGTTGACCGCGGATGTGCCGATCTCGTCCTGCGGCGCCGGCACGCTGGCGCGGACCAGAGGACCCTGCGCCTGATAGCCATCCCCACCGCCAGCCAGTGTGAGTGTCCGGGTCATTGGTGGATAGCACAGGCCCTGGTCCGAGCAGCCCTGCCCCGTGAGTGTCACCTGCAGTGGAGCCGACGCTCCTGCCTGCAGCGGCACCCGCAGCGTGACCCCTTTGTGAAAGACCTCCATGTCGCGCTCGAAGGTCGGGTCGTATTTGACCTGACCCTTGGGCAACTGCAAGGTCCCGGGCCAGGCCGGCGTGCGGGTTTCAGCGTCGGCGGGGGTCAGATCCGAGCGGCGAAAAAACATCAGTTGGCCCGACGCATCCTCGACACGCACTTCGAAACGATCCTGGTACATGTAGTAGCCCGGTGCGATCGCGTAATGCACGTCCAGCGTCCGCGGATCCCGCATCGCCACCGTGGTGACGAAGGCCTGCTCGGGCTCGAGGAAATCACCGGCGGCCTGGACCGTACCCACCAGGCCCAGCCCCGCCGTGACCGCGAGCAGCAGCCCCATGAGTGCCTGCACCATCTTCCTGCCTGTTGCCGACAGCCCCATCCGCACATCAACCCCCTTCTGACGGGACCGGGATTGAAGAAACCAGACCGGAATCAGCGGACACGGGAAATTCATCATCGGAACATTACTCGAGTGAGGACTGGACATCGGGCCGACCCGGTGTCGATTCGCGGGCCGATTCGGCGACCCAATCCAGATAGGCGGTGCTGCCGGCCGCCACGCCCAGCACCAGGAACTCGGGGATCTCATACGGATGCAGCTCGTACAACCTCGCATACAACGCCGGCAGCTGTGCGGCCGTTGTCTTGAGGCAAAGTGGTGATTCTTCCGTGCCTTCGAGCTGCCCCTGCCACAGATACATGGACGTCACCAGGGGCCCGACCTGGGCACAGGCCACCAGGGACTCTTCCACCAGCAGATGGGCGATGCGCTTGGCTAGCAGGACATCGGGCGCGGTACTGAGCACTACGACCGTATCGGTGGGCGCGCCGCCCTGCCGCCGCAATCCCGGGATCGACCCCGAGCCCTCCTGCGAGACAGGACGGCCTTCTGTGGGGGCGTGGTCTGACATGACGGATCCGGGAAGAGAAACTCTTTGATTTTACACGGTATTTGAAATGCTGCGAGCCAATGGCGGCACGCATGAAAAAGGTCCGGACGCGTGAGCGCTCCGGACCCGGCAGACTCGATCACTGGAAGGCGTCACATGCGTCCGCCCCGGTGTCAGTCTTATTCAGCAGCGGCGCCTTCCACTTCAGGACGGTCCACCAGTTCCATAAAGGCCATGGGGGCGTTGTCACCCTGGCGGAAACCCATCTTCAGCACGCGGGTGTAACCCCCATTGCGGGCCTGGAAGCGCGGGCCAATTTCGTTGAACAGCTTGGTGACCGCGTCGCGGTCGCGCAGGCGGGCGAACGCCAGACGGCGATTGGCCAGCGTGGGGTTCTTGCCCAGCGTGATCAGGGGCTCGACCACCCGGCGCAGTTCCTTGGCCTTGGGCAGCGTGGTCTTGATGGCTTCGTGCGTCAGCAGGGATACCGCCATGTTGCGGAACATGGCCAGACGATGGCTGCTGGTGCGGTTCAGTTTGCGAAGGCCGTGACGATGGCGCATTTCGATTTCCTTATTGAATCTATTGAAACCCAGATCTTCTATCGGCAGCTGACAGGCAGACGCCGCGGTCCGGATGTTGGCGTAAATCCCGGCCGAAGAATCGACCGGGTCGGAATGTTACCACGCTATCGGCGCCTTTCAGCCCGGCAACGGGTAACATGCCCGGTATCCCGGCGACGACACCCGATCAGGCATTCGTCGCACGGGATACCGGATGCGATCAGGGACGCTCCAGCCCCACGGGAGGCCAGTTCTCGAGCTTCATGCCCAGGGTCAGGCCACGCGCAGCCAGAACTTCCTTGATCTCGTTGAGCGACTTGCGACCCAGGTTCGGGGTCTTGAGCAGCTCGTTTTCAGTGCGCTGAATCAGATCGCCGATGTAGTAGATGTTCTCGGCCTTCAGGCAGTTGGCCGAACGCACCGTCAGTTCCAGATCGTCCACCGGGCGCAGCAGCACCGGATCGATCGGCGTGGACTGGCCGCCCATCGGCACGCTGGTGGTCAGCTGACCGGCATCCTTGTCGGCGAGCGACACGAACACAGCGACCTGATCCATCAGGATGCGGGCCGACTGGCGCACCGCTTCTTCGGGGCTGATCACGCCATTGGTCTCCACGTCCAGCACCAGCTTGTCCAGATCGGTCCGCTGTTCCACACGGGCGTTCTCGACGGCGTAGCTGACGCGGCGCACCGGGCTGAATGAGGCATCCAGCACGATCTGGCCGATCGTCGCCGAACGGTCGTCCGCCAGCGCGCGCACATTGCCCGGAACGTAGCCGCGGCCCTGTTCGACCTTGATCTGCATTTCGATGCGGCCGTTGTCGGTCAGCGTGGCGATCAGGTGATCCGGATTGACGATCTCGACGTCATGCGGCAAATCGATGTCGCGCGCCCGGACTTCACCCGGCCCCTGCTTGTTGAGCTGCAGCGTGACTTCCTCGCGATTGTGCAGCTTGAACACTACACCCTTGAGGTTCAGCAAGATGTCGACGACGTCCTCGCGAACACCGGCGATCGTGGAGTACTCATGCACGACCCCGCTGATCTGGACTTCCGTCGGCGCGTAGCCTGTCATCGAAGACAGCAGGATGCGGCGCAGCGCGTTACCCAGCGTATGGCCATAGCCGCGCTCGAACGGCTCCATGATGACCTTCGCGTGGTAGGTGCCCACGGATTCCACCGTGATCGAACGCGGTTTCAGAAAACTTTGTGCAGACATGAACTTTCCTTTTCAATACCCTCGGCTCGTTACACCGATAAGGCTGATGGGAATGGCGAACCGGCGGCAAACCGGGACATGACCACAGCCCACCCGGCCAGAAGGCCTGCGGTGGGCTGGCTTGCGCAGCCTTGCCACCAGGGCAAAGGCAGCGCGATGGCGCGAAGCCAGATGAATCGATCAGCGGGAATACAATTCCACGACCATGGATTCGTTGACGTCGTGAGCAACGTCCGCGCGATCCGGGGCCTGCTTGAAAACACCCGACAGCTTGGTGGCATCGACCTCGACCCACTGGGGCAGGCCGTTGCCGGTCGCCAGATCCAGCGATTCCTTGATGCGAATCTGGCTCTTCGCCTTTTCGCGCACGGCCACGACGTCACCGGCCTGCACCAGCAGCGAGGCGATGTCGGCCGTGTGGCCGTTGATCTCGATGGCGCGGTGATTCACCAGCTGGCGCGCTTCGGCACGCGTGGAGCCGAAGCCCATGCGATACACGACGTTGTCCAGACGGGATTCCAGCAGCTGGATCAGCGTTTCGCCCGTGTTGCCACGACGACGCTCGGCTTCCTGGAAGTAGCGGCGGAACTGCTTCTCCAGCACGCCGTACATGCGCTTGAGCTTTTGCTTCTCGCGCAGCTGCAGACCGAAGTCGGAGGTGCGCATGCCCGAGGTACGGCCGTGTTGGCCGGGCTTGGATTCAAGCTTGCATTTGGAGTCCAGCGAGCGGCGGGCGCTCTTCAGGAACAGGTCGGTGCCTTCGCGACGCGAAAGCTTGCATTTGGGTCCGATATAACGAGCCAAGATGTTCCCCTTAGATACGACGACGCTTGGGCGGACGGCAGCCGTTATGCGGCACCGGCGTGATGTCCGAAATGCTGGAGATCTTGATCCCCAGGGCATTCAGCGCACGCACGGAAGACTCGCGGCCGGGGCCGGGGCCCTTGATGCGGACTTCCAGGGTCTTGATGCCGTATTCCTGCGCCACACGTCCCGCGGACTCGGCGGCGACCTGGGCGGCAAACGGGGTCGATTTGCGCGAACCCTTGAAGCCGGCCCCACCGGACGTGGCCCACGACAGGGCATTGCCCTGACGGTCGGTGATCGTGATGATCGTGTTGTTGAAGGACGCGTGGACGTGAGCGATCCCGTCGGACACGTTCTTCTTGACTTTCTTGCGGACGCGAGCGGCGCCGGCTTGTGCTTTGGCCATGTTGATTCCTCGTTATTTCTTCAGGGACGCTGCTGCACGACGCGGGCCCTTGCGGGTACGCGCATTCGTACGGGTGCGCTGACCGCGCACCGGCAGGCCACGCTTGTGACGCATGCCACGATACGTGCCCAGGTCGATCAGACGCTTGATCGACAGTTGTACTTCGCGACGCAGATCGCCTTCGACAGTGAAGGAGTGAACCTGCTCGCGGATCTTCTCCAGATCAGCGTCGCTCAGATCTTTGATCTTCTTGGAATATTCGATGCCGGTCGCTTCGCAGATCTTGCGGGCGCGCGAGCGTCCAATACCGAAAATCGCGGTCAAGCCGATCTCGGCGTGTTGGTGCGGCGGAATATTGATGCCAGCAATACGGGCCATGACTGTTCCTCGTGAAATCCGTGATGCCCGGCCTTAGCCTTGGCGTTGCTTGTGACGCGGGTCGGTGCAAATGACGCGCACCACGCCGTGACGTTTGATGATTTTGCAGTTGCGGCAGATCCGCTTTACCGATGCCATTACCTTCATGGTGATCTCCTGGTTTTTGACCGGCCGCCTATTTGGAGCGGAAAACTATCCTGGCGCGCGACAGGTCATAGGGCGTGAGCTCCACTGTGACCTTGTCGCCCGGAAGGATCCGGATATAGTGCATACGCATCTTGCCCGAAATATGGCCCAGCACCATGTGACCATTTTCCAGCTTGACACGAAACGTTGCGTTGGGAAGGTTCTCGATGACCTCCCCTTGCATCTGGATGACGTCGTCCTTGGACATGATTGTTAACGCATGGGAAGACCCGCACCCTTGAAGTTGGCCTTCCTGAGCAGCGAATCATACTGTTGAGACATCATGTAGGCCTGGGCCTGAGCCATGAAATCCATGGCGACGACGACAATAATCAGCAGCGAAGTACCGCCAAAATAAAACGGCACATTCCAGCGCATCTGCATCAGCTCGGGCAACAGACAGACCAGCGTGATATAGACCGCCCCTGACAGCGTCAGCCGCATGAGGATCTTATCGATGTAGCGCGCCGTCTGTTCGCCGGGACGGATCCCCGGCACGAAGGCACCGCTCTTTTTCAGGTTGTCCGCCGTCTCACGGCTGTTGAACACCAGAGCCGTATAGAAGAAACAGAAGAAAATGATCAGACCGGAATACAGCGTCACGTACAGCGGTTGTCGCGGCGACAGGGCCGCGGCCAGATCACCCAGCCAGCGCATGTTGGGATTGCTGGCGAACCAGCTCGTCACAGTGGCCGGCAGCAGGATGATGGACGACGCGAAGATCGGCGGAATCACCCCGGACATGTTCAGCTTCAACGGCAGATGCGAGGACTGGCCACCATAGAGCTTGTTGCCCACCTGGCGCTTGGCGTAGTTCACCGTGATGCGACGCTGGCCGCGCTCGACGTAGACCACGAAATAGGTCACGGCGACCACCACGGCCAGGATGAACAGCACCGACAGGATGGACATCGAGTCGGTCCGTACCAGATCCAGCATCCCGCCCAATGCATTGGGCAGACCGGCAACGATCCCGGCGAAAATCAGCAGGGAGATGCCATTGCCCAAGCCGCGTTCGGTGATCTGCTCGCCCAGCCACATGAGAAACATGGAGCCGGTGACCAGCGTCACGATCGTGGTGAAGCGGAACAACAGGCCCGGATCGATGACCAGCCCCGGTTGCGATTCCAGCGCGACGGAAATACCCACCGCCTGAAACAGTGCCAGGAAGACCGTGCCGTAACGGGTGTACTGCGTGATCTTGCGTTGGCCGGACTGGCCTTCCTTTTTGATGGCTTCCAGACTGGGCACCACCACCGCCAGCAGCTGCATGATGATCGCTGCCGAAATATACGGCATGATCCCCAGCGCGAGCACGGAGAACCGCTCTAGCGCGCCGCCCGAGAACATGTTGAACAGCCCCAGGATACCGCCCTGATTCTGCTGGAACAGTTGGGACAGCGCGTCCGGATTGATGCCGGGCACAGGGATGTGCGTCCCCATGCGGTAGACGATCAGGGCCAGCACAAGGAACAGGATACGGCGCTTCAGATCGCCATATCCCGCGCTGGGCTTGTTTGCCTGAGCTTTGGCCACTGCTGCCCCTTAAGCCAGCGAACCGCCGGCGGCTTCGATCGCGGCACGCGCGCCGGCCGTCGCATTGAGGCCCTTCAGGGCGACCTTGCGGGTCAGCTCGCCGGTCTTGATGATCTTGGCGTAGCGCACCAGATCACCGACCAGGCCGGCGGCCTTCAGCACCTGCAGGTCGATTTCATCGACGGGCAGGGCCTGCAGGTCCGACAGGCGGATCTCGGCGTACAGGTGACGGCCCAGCGGCGTGAAGCCGCGCTTGGGCAGACGACGCTGCAGCGGCATCTGGCCACCTTCGAAGCCGACCTTGTGGAAACCACCGGCGCGGGACTTCTGACCCTTGTGGCCACGACCCGCGGTCTTGCCCAGACCGGAACCGATGCCACGGCCCACGCGGCGACGCGGGCGCTTGGCGCCTTCGGCGGGAGCGAGCGTATTCAGTTGAGTTTCGGACATCTGAATTCCTTTGTTCAGGCTTCCGAGACGGCGACCAGATAATCCACTTTGCGGATCATCCCACGCACCTCGGGAGTATCGATCAGGACGCGGCTGCTGTTGACCTTGCCCAGACCCAGACCGCGCACCGTGGCGCGGTGGGACTTGTGCGTACCGATCACGGAACGCACGAGCGTGACTTTGATTTGCTTCTGTGCCATGTCTTACCCCAGAATTTCTTCGACGGTCTTGCCGCGCTTGGCAGCGATTTCCGACGGGGTGGAGCAGGCGCGCAAACCGTTCAGCGTGGCGCGCACCATGTTGTAGGGATTGCTCGAGCCGAGGCTCTTGGCCACGACGTTGCGCACACCCATGACTTCGAAGATCGCGCGCATCGGGCCGCCGGCGATCACACCGGTACCTTCGGCGGCCGGCGAAATCAGCACCGTGGAGGCACCGTGTTTGCCAACCACCGTGTGGTGCAGCGTACCGTTCTTCAGGGCGACCTTGAGCAGACCGCGACGGGCCTGTTCCATGGCCTTCTGAACGGCGACCGGCACTTCGCGGGCCTTGCCCTTGCCCATACCGATACGGCCGTCGCCATCACCGACCACGGTCAGTGCGGCGAAGCTCATGGTGCGACCACCTTTGACGACCTTGCTGACGCGGTTGACCGCGATCATCTTTTCGCGCATGCCGTCGTCGCGTTCCTGCTCGGCGGCGTGCTTGCCTTGTGCTTTAGCCATGTGATTCCCTTAGAACTTCAAGCCGGCTTCACGCGCGGCTTCGGCCAGCGCCTTGACGCGGCCATGGTAACGGAAGCCCGAACGGTCGAAAGCGACGAGTTCGATACCGGCAGCCTTGGCCTTCTCGGCCACACGCTTGCCGACCAGGCTGGCGGCGGCGGCATTGCCCCCGGTCGCGTTCTGGCTGGCGAGTTCCTTGCGAACTTCGGGCTCGAGCGTGGAAGCGCTGACGAGCACACGATCGCCTTCCGGCGAAATGATGTTGGCGTAGATGTGCAGATTCGTGCGATGCACCGACAGGCGGTGCACACGCAGTTCGTGAATCTTGCGGCGGGTGGCCGCAGCACGACGCAAACGGGAGAGTTTCTTGTCCATGATTCGTCCTTGCCTGCGTGCTTATTTCTTCTTCGTTTCCTTCAGGATGACGCGTTCATCCGCGTAACGCACGCCCTTGCCCTTATAGGGTTCGGGTTCGCGATAGGCGCGAATGTCGGCAGCCACCTGACCGACGGCCTGCTTGTCGGCGCCCTTGACCACGATTTCGGTCTGAGACGGGCACTCGATCTTGATCCCCTCGGGGATGTCGTGCAGGATGTCGTGAGAGAAACCCAGCTGCAGTTTCAGTGCATTGCCCTGCAATTGAGCGCGGAAACCCACGCCCACCAGCGTCAGACGACGCTCGAAACCCTTGCTGACCCCGGTGACCATGTTGTTCACCAGGGCGCGCGTGGTACCCGACATGGCATTGGCCTGGCGGGAATCGTTGGCGACGCCAAAAGTCAGCTGGCCGTCTTCCTGAGCAACGCGGACGTTGCCGTCCAGTGCCTGGGTCAATGTGCCCAGTGGGCCCTTGACGACGATCTGACCGGCGCTGATCGTGGTTTCGACGCCCTTCGGCAGCGCGACGGGGTATTTTGCGATACGTGACATAGTGTGATACCCCCTTATGCCACGTAGCAGAGCACTTCGCCGCCGACGCCGGTGGCACGGGCCTTGCGGTCCGTCATGACGCCACGCGGAGTCGATACGATCGCCACGCCCAGGCCGTTCATGACCTGAGGAATGGAGGCGCTGCTCTTGTAGATACGCAGGCCGGGACGCGAGACGCGGTCGATGCGCTCGATCACCGGACGGCCGGCATAGTATTTTAGGGTGATTTCCAATTGCGGCTTGGCGGCTTCGCCGGCCAGACGGAAATCCTCGATGTAGCCTTCGTCCTTGAGCACGGCCGCGATGGCGGCCTTCAGCTTCGAGGAGGGCATGGAAACCGACGTCTTGTTGACCATCTGCGCATTGCGCACGCGGGTCAGCATATCGGCGATGGGATCGCTCATGCTCATGTGTAATTCTCCTACCAGCTGGCCTTGGTCATGCCCGGGACTTCCCCGCGCATGGCCATTTCACGCAGTTTATGACGCGTCAGCCCGAACTTGCTGTACACGCCGCGGGAACGGCCCGTCACCACGCAGCGGTTGCGCTGGCGAGTGGGGTTGGCGTTGCGCGGCAGTGCCTGCAGGGCCAGGCGGGCCTGATAGCGTTCTTCGTCGGATTTGGACTGATCGGCAATGATGGCCTTCAGTGCAGCACGCTTGGCGGAGAATTTCTCGGCCAGTTTGGCGCGCTTGATGTCGCGATTGATGAGGGAAAGTTTTGCCACGTCAGCCCCTTAGTTGCGGAAGGGGAAGCTGAATGCGCTCAAGAGCGCCTTGGCTTCCTCGTCGGTCTTTGCGGTGGTGGTGATGCTGATGTTCATCCCGCGCACGGCATCGATCTTGTCGTATTCGATTTCCGGGAAGATGATCTGTTCCTTCACCCCGATGTTGTAGTTGCCACGGCCATCGAAAGCACGGCCGGACACACCACGGAAGTCGCGCACACGCGGCAGGGCGACGGAGATCAGACGATCCAGAAATTCGTACATGCGCTGACCACGCAGCGTGACCATGCAACCGATCGGATAGTCTTCACGGATCTTGAAGCCGGCGATGGCCTTGCGGGTCTTCGTGACCACGGGCTTCTGGCCGGCGATCTTGGTCAGGTCGCCCACGGCATTTTCGATGATCTTCTTGTCGGACACCGCCTCGGACACACCCATGTTCAGGGTGACCTTGGTGATGCGCGGCACTTCCATGATCGACTTGTAGCCGAACTGCGCCTGCAGGTCGGCGGCGACCTTGGTGCGGTAGAAATCTTGTAAACGAGCCATTTCGCTTCGCCCCTTATGCCTTCGCGCCAACGACAGCGCCGTTGGAGCGGAAAATGCGGACCTTGGCCCCGTCGACGACCTTGACGCCGACGCGGTCGCCCTTGCCGGTTTCGGGGTTGTAGAGCGCGACATTGGAGATGTGGATCGGCAGGGTCTTGTCGACGATGCCACCAGGCGTGCCGGCCATGGGATTGCCCTTGGCGTGTTTCTTCACGACATTGATGCCTTCGACCAGCACGTGATCGTCATCGACACGAGCGATGACGGTGCCGCGACGGGTGCGGTCACGACCGGACAGCACGACGACTTCGTCGCCTTTGCGAATGTTTTGCATGATCTGTTCCTTACAGCACTTCGGGCGCCAGGGACACGATCTTCATGAACTTTTCGGTGCGCAGTTCGCGCGTGACCGGTCCGAAGATACGCGTGCCGATGGGCTCGAGTTTGGCGTTGAGCAACACGGCCGCGTTGCCGCCGAAGCGGATCAGCGAGCCATCTTTGCGGCGCACGCCCTTGGCAGTACGCACCACCACGGCGTTGTAGATTTCGCCTTTTTTCACGCGCCCGCGAGGTGCTGCGTCCTTGACGGACACCTTGATGACGTCGCCAATGGCGGCGTAGCGGCGCTTGGAGCCGCCCAACACCTTGATGCACATGACGGAACGTGCACCCGTGTTGTCGGCCACGTCCAGCGTGGTCTGCATTTGGATCATGATTTTTCCTGTTCCAACTTAACAACGAAACCCCGGGGCCTTACCCCGCGGCTGCGCAGCCAGTTTTGGTCCCGTCAAGCCGGCGCGGTGAACCACGCACAAGCTCTGGGTTGAAATTCCTGTTAGTGCGAATGATCCGCACATAAACGAGATTACCAACTCAGCCCATCCATATGAACCACATGCGATCCGGCTGGAAGCGCAACTGCAGCTGTCTTGGATGGACCAAGAACGCAATTATATACACAACCGCCCGACATAAGCAAACGTTTTCAGTTCACGGCTCGCGAGGCAAGGCGCCGTACTCGACGACCATCCGGCGCGTGGCTTCGTCATCGGCATCGTCCACGTAGACACGCATGCCCATGCCGATGGCGGTCTCGGTCACTGCCACCATCATCTGCACCCCCCCCGGGCTGGAGAGCAGTTCGCGCACGAAGGCGCCCCCCAGCTTCACGTACGCGAAATCCACCTCGTGAATCTTGCGCAGGGCGTCGGGCTGCTGGTCCAGACCACGCAGTCCCACCGCCATGCCGGTCT
Protein-coding regions in this window:
- the rpmD gene encoding 50S ribosomal protein L30, with translation MAQKQIKVTLVRSVIGTHKSHRATVRGLGLGKVNSSRVLIDTPEVRGMIRKVDYLVAVSEA
- the rplR gene encoding 50S ribosomal protein L18, whose translation is MDKKLSRLRRAAATRRKIHELRVHRLSVHRTNLHIYANIISPEGDRVLVSASTLEPEVRKELASQNATGGNAAAASLVGKRVAEKAKAAGIELVAFDRSGFRYHGRVKALAEAAREAGLKF
- the infA gene encoding translation initiation factor IF-1, translated to MSKDDVIQMQGEVIENLPNATFRVKLENGHMVLGHISGKMRMHYIRILPGDKVTVELTPYDLSRARIVFRSK
- the rpsH gene encoding 30S ribosomal protein S8, whose amino-acid sequence is MSMSDPIADMLTRVRNAQMVNKTSVSMPSSKLKAAIAAVLKDEGYIEDFRLAGEAAKPQLEITLKYYAGRPVIERIDRVSRPGLRIYKSSASIPQVMNGLGVAIVSTPRGVMTDRKARATGVGGEVLCYVA
- the rplO gene encoding 50S ribosomal protein L15 is translated as MSETQLNTLAPAEGAKRPRRRVGRGIGSGLGKTAGRGHKGQKSRAGGFHKVGFEGGQMPLQRRLPKRGFTPLGRHLYAEIRLSDLQALPVDEIDLQVLKAAGLVGDLVRYAKIIKTGELTRKVALKGLNATAGARAAIEAAGGSLA
- the secY gene encoding preprotein translocase subunit SecY, producing the protein MAKAQANKPSAGYGDLKRRILFLVLALIVYRMGTHIPVPGINPDALSQLFQQNQGGILGLFNMFSGGALERFSVLALGIMPYISAAIIMQLLAVVVPSLEAIKKEGQSGQRKITQYTRYGTVFLALFQAVGISVALESQPGLVIDPGLLFRFTTIVTLVTGSMFLMWLGEQITERGLGNGISLLIFAGIVAGLPNALGGMLDLVRTDSMSILSVLFILAVVVAVTYFVVYVERGQRRITVNYAKRQVGNKLYGGQSSHLPLKLNMSGVIPPIFASSIILLPATVTSWFASNPNMRWLGDLAAALSPRQPLYVTLYSGLIIFFCFFYTALVFNSRETADNLKKSGAFVPGIRPGEQTARYIDKILMRLTLSGAVYITLVCLLPELMQMRWNVPFYFGGTSLLIIVVVAMDFMAQAQAYMMSQQYDSLLRKANFKGAGLPMR
- the rplF gene encoding 50S ribosomal protein L6, with protein sequence MSRIAKYPVALPKGVETTISAGQIVVKGPLGTLTQALDGNVRVAQEDGQLTFGVANDSRQANAMSGTTRALVNNMVTGVSKGFERRLTLVGVGFRAQLQGNALKLQLGFSHDILHDIPEGIKIECPSQTEIVVKGADKQAVGQVAADIRAYREPEPYKGKGVRYADERVILKETKKK
- the rplE gene encoding 50S ribosomal protein L5, with amino-acid sequence MARLQDFYRTKVAADLQAQFGYKSIMEVPRITKVTLNMGVSEAVSDKKIIENAVGDLTKIAGQKPVVTKTRKAIAGFKIREDYPIGCMVTLRGQRMYEFLDRLISVALPRVRDFRGVSGRAFDGRGNYNIGVKEQIIFPEIEYDKIDAVRGMNISITTTAKTDEEAKALLSAFSFPFRN
- the rpmJ gene encoding 50S ribosomal protein L36; translation: MKVMASVKRICRNCKIIKRHGVVRVICTDPRHKQRQG
- the rplX gene encoding 50S ribosomal protein L24, translated to MQNIRKGDEVVVLSGRDRTRRGTVIARVDDDHVLVEGINVVKKHAKGNPMAGTPGGIVDKTLPIHISNVALYNPETGKGDRVGVKVVDGAKVRIFRSNGAVVGAKA
- the rpsN gene encoding 30S ribosomal protein S14; this encodes MAKLSLINRDIKRAKLAEKFSAKRAALKAIIADQSKSDEERYQARLALQALPRNANPTRQRNRCVVTGRSRGVYSKFGLTRHKLREMAMRGEVPGMTKASW
- the rpsE gene encoding 30S ribosomal protein S5 — protein: MAKAQGKHAAEQERDDGMREKMIAVNRVSKVVKGGRTMSFAALTVVGDGDGRIGMGKGKAREVPVAVQKAMEQARRGLLKVALKNGTLHHTVVGKHGASTVLISPAAEGTGVIAGGPMRAIFEVMGVRNVVAKSLGSSNPYNMVRATLNGLRACSTPSEIAAKRGKTVEEILG